The window AGAAGTCGCTGCAAAATGCTCCTCAGCGTAATTCCAGAAAAGAACTGCTGGTTTTATCATGTGAACAGACCTTCTAAACTTTCTGCACTTTGCTAGTAGTAAGCTCCTTTGGCTTGCCAGCTTTGCCACACTCCACTTCCTGCAGTCAACTAAAATTATTAGGCACTGGAAGATGCAAGTTACAACCCTTCTCATCAAAGTTCTAATTGGGATGCTTGCCAATTCATTTATTATAATCAGATAAGCAATTGTATTGCATAAACAATGATGTGACAAGAAATGCTTCTATGATACAATTACAAACATCTGATGCCACAAGGGGTCCATGACATAGCTGCACTATACACCCATATGGCCGCCAACAATTGAAGGTTAGGATTTGGCAAATATCAGATAACACCAAAGGATGTAGACATACAGCCATCCAAGGCAATACTATTAATTAAAATGGTGAGTCCTTTTATGATGAGTGATGACCTCATGGAGTTAAATATCACATTCTTCTAAATAGCTGTTACAAAGTGCAAGTTGAACAGCGCAGTTGGAGAAGTTAGGTGGGTGTGCTCATTACCACATTAAAGCTAATCAATTAAGAAGGGTATATAAATGTGTTGGTAGTACCTCATTACATGTTGACAATGCTCTAACTGCCAAGTGTTGCAACAAAGGACATTGTTTGAGTTCCTATTTTCCATAtaaaagacaaatttatattCTTGGTAATTGTAAAGTCTTATGACAATGTTACTTCGAAGTTCGAACAAAGCAGAATAGTTAGAACAAAAAACATTCATAAAACATTGTCCATGTGGTAACAAAAATCATTGAAAAATAACCAACGATTCCGCCAACTTGCTACATTGTCTGTTTGGGATGGCACTCCTAAAACAAAACAGGCATTCCCTAGAACATAACCAAATGCAATTGTACATCTGTAAGGAATCACCAACATTCTCTACAAATGTGCAAGTGTGTAAAAAGGATAGGTTGTAAAACAAGTATTTATAAATGTACATAAATGCAAAGGTGGCATAGGTATTCTATGGCCCCTAAGATAAAATCAGTTAAAATGGAGTGAGCTAGTCTATTAAATATCAGATGTTTGCCAGTTTGCCAATCACTTAATGTGATTTAGTCACTCCAAGCAATGGAATTATGTCCCATTACGTAAAGAAATCAGAACTGTTTCTTCCATACAATCCTACCTAGTAAAGCCATCCTGAACATACTTATCATATGAACTATTCATATCTAACTCCACATCACACTTCTAAATACCCTGTTGACAGTTCTTCTAGGAGCGTTTAATAACAGAACGGTCAAAAGGTTTACAGTGACACCAGTCCCAGGGGCATTTGCCACTGATACGAAGGACGCAAATATCAGCAGGGACAAATTTGTCATTTCACCCTCTTGTCAATCATGATTGTTGCAATTTACAAATCATCATAAGTGTCATTAAGTGTGCTGAGCGGAAATAATTAATACAAACAGCAGGTACACTCAAAGGTAGAATCATGGAACAACTTTGAAAAAGCTTCCAAGAGCATCTCTCTATACAATATGATAAGCCTACTGCACATTTTCTACCAAGTGATAACTCTCGATCATTTGTATAGATGCTAAAAAGGGCGATTAGGTATCTATCCTTGCCTTGTGTTTCAGGCCTATGCTTGAATCCACCTTTACAGATGTTAGGCCGAATTGAATTTTGCTGCACACACTCAATCTAAAACCCTTTGCATATATTCCCCACAACACAAATGCCTTTCGGGCCCAAATAGTACCTACCACATAAGACACACCTACGAGCATCTATCACACTCAGAACGCACAGATCAACACTTTTATGATCTAAAGGACATGGTCAGAAGGACAGCTCCATGTTCACCATCAAGTAGTAGACTTCACCAGGATAAACTACAGCAGCATCCACCATAAGTGcatcccaccaaccaaacagaAACGTTTGCTCAATTTCATACTGAAAATTACCGAGCAAATTCTATCCCAGATTCTCATTACGGGCGCAGATCCAGTAAAGAATAAACATGCACACGAAGCAACCTACACGACATGGATCGAATCCGATTCCCCGAAATTACATGCAAAAGCAGCAAAATCGCGTAAGAGAAATCAGGGAGAACGAACCTTGCCGGTGCTCTCGTAGTAGTCGTTGAGAGCCCATTGGTACTTGGATTGATCCAGCCCAAACCAGTTCGCCACGTACTCGTCGAGGCTCGCGTGGGCTGCGGCGACCGGAGAGAAATTCGACGCATCAGAATCCCAAATCCGGAGCTAAAATCTGAAAAtgcagttgaaaaaaaaatctggatgCGCCTCACCTTCCTGCACGCGCGCGACGGCGTCCCAGAAGAAACCAAACGCCGATCCGTCGTGCTTGCCCCCCGCGGAGGCCTTCTCGTACTGCGGCGGGGGCACCTGcaccggaggcggaggagggaccTTCACCGGAGCCGCAGGCGGGGAGAACTTCACCGGGATCGTGGGCGGCGGGCTGGCCACCCTCTGCTGCTGCGGCGAGGgagccggagacggcggcgacggcgaggcggccgtgCGCGGGGCCGTCGCCGGGGTCGAGAAGCCCGACCGAGGGGACTCGGACGGGCGCGAGGAGCGCGgcgtgctcgccggcgacggcggcgtgatGAAGACGGTGAGGTTCCCGGCCCTCCcgatcatcggcggcggcggcggggacggcgaggaggtggaCCCCATcccggcgacggaggaggaggaggaggtagggTTTACCGCTGGAGCGTCGGGGCCCCTAGggcgagcagcagcggcggggAGCTCGTGGGAAAGCTCGAGACGCCATTGCAGACAAGGGGGCAGTGAAGCTTTTGTTCGCTTGTTAGGAGGAGTgaattgtttattttattttatttttccaatttCCCCCCTCCGCCTTTCTTTTTTAATCCCTTTCCACCCATCAAATAACGTGCCTTTGGAGGTTACCACCCCGTGGAGAGAGGCCGCATGCACCGCGTCTACCAACGCCCCGTCGAGTCGGGCCCACCGTCAGCGACACATGCGCACGGATGGTCCACGCGGTGTTTGGTGGACGCCGTGCAGGCGAAGACCACCGAGGGGGGGCGCTTTCATTTGTAATTTCCCCcctcttctttttcctctcaAACAGCGTGCCTTTTGGCGATGGCCGTGATGTGGGCGGGCCTCTGCACCGGGTCCACTGAACCAGGGTGGTGCGGGGCCCACGTGACAGTGGGATGGTGTATGCAGACCGGGTGTAGCAGGGGAGGCGGTGAGGTGGGGAGAGGTAAAGGGGCtctgggtgtgtttggttgcaagccaCACTTTGCCACAGTTTGCCACGCCTAAGGTTAGGCAAATTTGACAGGTGTTTGGTTGTAGCCACAGTTGTGGCAAGATTCCCCTCTAACAAATTAggtcccacgtgtcaatggctcaaaaaagtgtggcaagattccTTTAGGCTTAGTAAGTTGTGACTAACAATTTGATCACCTCACCTTAGACAAGGTGTGTCAACTTTTGTTGGCAAGTAATAGTAAAGTGTTCCTGgtaaccaaacagcccctttgTCCTGCGAGCCCACTTTGCGCGGGGGGGTCGATCgggtgaggggagggaggaggagagatggTGGATTACGGTTTTGCCCCCGGAGTATGGGCGGATTAGCGGGGCGGTGACACTGTAGTGGAGTGGGAAGTGGGAACTAGTAGGCTGTTTTGATTGCTCGGCCTCGTTTGTTGCTCTTTCTAGGCGAGAATGATTGATTGGTCGGCCTGGCCACATGGAAGCGAGGGGACAGGAGGGGATAGTACGCCTGCACGGCACAGCCGGGCGGCCCGGGCCGTCGGATCCGAagatcacacacacacattccACGGTCGCTACCTTTTGCAAATCCGTCCCACGAGCTTGCAAAACGTTTTGATAGCGGGGATCAAAACGTTTGTTTCAATATTAATTTTCATCGTAGGTTATATGGACCCATAAAAGGGTTTATTTGCTACCCTTCAAGTTGATAATAAGGGTTTATTTGCTACCCTTCATGTTGATAATGCTTAtcgatttaaataaaattataattttttaaaaaataaatttaaccaatattttatattataaaatatataaaaaatttaacaatatACTACCTATagcaatattttgggacggaggaagtataattttattgaattattttttaaaaactaactgatatatatatatattaaaaatttatttatagttaaagattttaaaatttgatattagtGTTGTTCTAAACATATTATCAAGTTGGAGGGAGTAAATGGTAGGATACATGGctcagggcctgtttagttcgcgaaatgaaaatttttggatgttacataggatgtttgaccggatgtcgggaggggttttcggacactaatgaaaaaactaatttcataactcgcttggaaactgcgagacgaatcttttgagcctaattaatccaccattagcacatgtgagttactgtagcacttatggttaatcatgactaattaggctcgaaagattcgtctcgcgatttcctccttaactgtacaattagtttttcttttaatctacatttaatacttcatacatgtgtccaaagatttgatgtgatgtttttgggatcTAAACGAGGCCTCAGTTTACATCCGTTGGCTCTTATATCGATATTTACGTTTATCAACTATTAAACAGTTCATTTTACCCCCttaaaggctgtgtttagttcacaccaaaattaaaagtttggttgaaattggaacgatgtgacggaaaagttaaaagtttgtgtgtgtagaaaagttttgatgtgatgaaaaagttggaagtttgaagaattattttggaactaaacacggcgtaaaTCAAAGTGATTTTCATCCACATGATATTAATGCAGTTGACCAAACCGTGGTGTTCACATGTTGTTGACCACCTCTTTGATGGTTCTCCTCCTTATGTCCTCCATCCCTCTTTCTATCCCCTCTGAGTAGCGTCAATTTAACGATACAGGAGATATGTAAGCAGTGTCAAGTTGAAAGAGTTAAggcatgtttagttcacgaaaagaaaCTTTTTGAATGTCATATTAGATGTTTGATCGGATATTGAAATGGGTTTttggacatgaatgaaaaaactaatttcataactcgtctggaaatcacgagacaaatcttttaagcctaattaaatTCATCATTAGTATATGtgtgttactgtagcacttatggctaatcatggactaattaggctcaaaagattcgtctcgcaattttccccccaactgtgcaattagttttttttaatctatatttaatgctcatgcatgtgtcaaagattcgatgtgatgtttttgggaaaaattattggggaactaaaccaggccttacaTTGTGAGAAAGTTTGTGTTATGTCCTTTCTCTCCTTATGTCCTGCTGCGTTCGGCAGCGTTAGATTGTGAGAaagtttgtttcgttttccgcacgtacgaactattaaatggtgtgttttttttaaaaaataatatacgaaagttactttaaaaaattatattaattcattttaaagtttaaaatagtttatactcaattaattatatgctaatagctcacctcgttttttactctcctctcctctcaaactCACCCAGGCAACAAAAACAAATACAGTCGTTGTGTGCGATGTCTTGAGCTAGAAACAGAAAAGCAACACGAGCAGTGCCAAGATGAAGACAGACTATAGAGTTGTCAGTTGAACCTTACGTCCGTTAACTTCGACAACTGGTGTAGCCCCTCTTTTTTATAGTTCCCAGCTTGATTTCACAAAATTTAgcaggcaaaatttgctactccatccgttttatattgcaagactttctagcattatccatatTTATATGGGTGTcaatgatatatatatgactatattCATTGACACCcatataaatatgggcaatgctaaaaagtcttacattatgaaacggatgaagtacaaGACACTAAAAAAAGTGTAATTAGCTGAGAGACACCGTAAAAACGTGACACGGCTGATGAACACtataaaaattatgtaattatctgTAGGATAC of the Oryza sativa Japonica Group chromosome 2, ASM3414082v1 genome contains:
- the LOC4329303 gene encoding classical arabinogalactan protein 9 isoform X2; this encodes MGSTSSPSPPPPPMIGRAGNLTVFITPPSPASTPRSSRPSESPRSGFSTPATAPRTAASPSPPSPAPSPQQQRVASPPPTIPVKFSPPAAPVKVPPPPPVQVPPPQYEKASAGGKHDGSAFGFFWDAVARVQEAHASLDEYVANWFGLDQSKYQWALNDYYESTGKEVECGKAGKPKELTTSKVQKV
- the LOC4329303 gene encoding classical arabinogalactan protein 9 isoform X1; its protein translation is MGSTSSPSPPPPPMIGRAGNLTVFITPPSPASTPRSSRPSESPRSGFSTPATAPRTAASPSPPSPAPSPQQQRVASPPPTIPVKFSPPAAPVKVPPPPPVQVPPPQYEKASAGGKHDGSAFGFFWDAVARVQEAHASLDEYVANWFGLDQSKYQWALNDYYESTGKELKQCPLLQHLAVRALSTCNEEVECGKAGKPKELTTSKVQKV